A single window of Channa argus isolate prfri chromosome 12, Channa argus male v1.0, whole genome shotgun sequence DNA harbors:
- the leap2 gene encoding liver-expressed antimicrobial peptide 2, protein MQEKRFFIQRKAAVALCIVLLMLAHQVCAGPWAFQVQSSSEQNAGSRSEDTLRILRRITRMTPLWRIMNSKPFGAYCQNNYECTTGICRAGHCSTSQRSSQEPVKY, encoded by the exons ATGCAGGAGAAAAGGTTCTTCATCCAAAGGAAAGCAGCTGTAGCACTGTGCATTGTGCTATTAATGCTGGCTCACCAG GTATGTGCAGGTCCGTGGGCCTTTCAGGTCCAGTCCAGCTCAGAGCAGAATGCAGGTTCAAGGAGTGAAGACACCCTCCGCATCCTAAGGAGGATAACACGAATGACCCCACTGTGGAGGATCATGAACAGCAAACCATTTGGAGCTTACTGCCAAAACAACTATGAGTGCACCACAGGAATCTGCAG GGCGGGACACTGCTCCACCAGCCAGCGCTCCTCCCAAGAACCTGTCAAGTACTAG